A segment of the Mauremys mutica isolate MM-2020 ecotype Southern chromosome 7, ASM2049712v1, whole genome shotgun sequence genome:
CCCcacagggccctgcctcaccccagcaGGGTGCTTGCTGCAGCTTATGGGGAAGAAGCCAAAGAACCAAGCATGAGCTGAACTGATCCAAAGGCCTAGCCTGGGGGAAGCTCCTTCTGGGCTGAGTGGAGTGGGCATGGTACTCCAAGCCCGCTATGGACCTCCCCACACGTGCAGGTGGGCACTGGTGCAGCCTAGCTAGGGGAGCAATGGGCCCCATAAGAGGGCTGCTTGGGATGGGCAGTCCCACAAAGGAGGCTTGCTTCGGGGCGAGGGCTGGGCAGAGCTTTCCTAGAGCTCTGGGCGTCAAAGATCAGTATGGGCCTGCCCCGCCCAAGCTTCCCCATCAACCTGCCACCCAGCAGTctctgcagggagctgggtgggcctggggcacaggcagggggaggagaagaagggcTCCTCACCCCAGTCTCAACCTGTGCTCATGGGCGAAGAGTCCTTGTTGTGGGGAGacagaccccagggctgggctggggcaggtccctggggtgggtggTGCAGACCTCAGGGCTGAGGAAAGCCCCTCGGGTGGGAGGCGCAGACCCCAGGgctcggctgggctgggggagcccctggGGAAGGTAGCACAGACCACTGAGcttggctgggtgtggggaggcccctggagtgggaggtgcagaccccagggctgtgctgtgggaTCCCCTGGGGCAGGAGACACAGACCCAAGGGCTCAGCTAGCCTGGAGCGGACTCCTGGGGTGGGAGATGCAGACACCAGAgctcggctgggctgggggaggtccCTGAGGTGGGGGCACAGACACCAGagctcagctgggctgggggaggctcatggggtgggaggtgcagaCTCCAGGTTGAGGGCgggtgccctggctggggctgtctcTGTGTGGGCGGGCGGTGTGTTCCTGAGCGCAGCTAGGGCCCGGGTATATGGGTGCTGCACTGGGCGCTGCCCAGCATCCATAGCAACAGCCTGGCAACCTGCTCTGGCTTCCCAAACAAGGGCaggcagagctgagctgagctgcatCCAGTCTCTCAGAACTGCCTCTTGGGGATTCATGGGGCCGCATGGGCACCAGTccttcctgctgctcctggcccTCTGTGCCACAGGTAGGCAGCTTGGTACTGAGCGATGGGCCACCCACTTGGTAACAGGGGGAATCCACCTTCCAGCCTCCCTTACCCGGGTGCTGAGGGCAGGTGGAGGGCAtggctctgccccagggagccagcACAGCCAAAACCCTGTGTCACCGgcatccctcccaccccaagaaGCCAGCACTGCCTGAGCCCCATGGCAGCGGCAGTCCCGCGCCCCAGGGACCCAGCACCACATGAGCCCAATGGCACTGGCAGCCCTCACCCCATGAAGCCAACGCAGCCAATGTCCCATTGCACCGATAGGGTCCCCACAGGGTGCAGTCAGTGTTGAGGAGCTATCCATCCAGGGAGgggtgccagaagctgggagaagTTGCAAGTCTTGGCTGGACAGCAATGGGCATGAGCCATCCTGGATAACACTGTCTCCTTCTGCTTCCAGGGGCCTTCGTCAGCGCCACAGGTAAGAACTGAGTGGCCAGGAACTGCAACCAGCAGCCCTAGTGGCCCGCATGCCCGGATGTTtgcccaggtgtgtgtggggtgtgtgtgtgaacccacccaggtgtgtgtgtgtgtgtgtgtgtgtgtgcgtgtgggtgTGCCCATGCGTACGTGTGCCAGGTGTATGCTCCCCCTCCCTTGTCCACCCACTCGGACAGCACTCCCCTTCCGTCTCCACCCCCACAGTGGACAGCgtgtcccctctccctccttcccccagacaGTGCTCCCCATCTACCTCTATCCCCTGGGACAGTGCTCCCCTTCCACCTCTGCCCCCTCAGACATCTGCCCCCTCAGACAgcgctccccctccctctgcccccttggACAGTGCTACCCCGCCCTGTCTGCCCCCTAGGACAGCATTCCTCACCCCCTCCATTCCCTTGGCCTACACTCCCCCATTCCCTCAGCCCCCGGGACAGAGCTCCTTCTCCCTGTTCGCCCCCTCGGACAGCGCTCCCCCTCTCTCTCCGCCAACCTCAGACAGCCCTCCCCGTCTGTCACAGAGTCctcgggcgatgctctggaactactccatacgaagccagtcaggactctgggggagccttctctctctgagcatactgtctccagggcaagaagctcacacagcttccaccttcctggatctgacctcagagcattcagcatccccttccacaccgtgcgcttcctgcagtgagtccgCCTGGGTgaggctcctggggaagccagagggctctgcaccccactccactgtcagacgtgactctcagccagctggtaaaacagaaagtttattagtcaacaggaacacagcatagaagagaacttgttagcacagaaatcagtgactttcagccaagtccatcttgtgaggaggggagcccagagccagggctctggtcCTCCCCCTGTGCCCCAAGCCATCAGAGACTGACTTGCTGGAAgctgcctggccccagctctgcccgtTGCTCCGCCTTTGTCTCGCTTCCCGGGCTAAGAGTCACCTGGTCGGATCCCCaccctgggtctcaggttacgaagGGCCTGACATAGCATTAGTGCAAGCAGCTGGAAAATCCCCTGCAAAAGTCATACCCCCCCTTAGTCCCACCACCTAGACATTGAcgcaatacacagggaaactgaggcacgcacagCATTCATGaaaaacagtaagactcacataggctcacatacaacataataagggagaatccccacttcgtcacaccctctCCCTCCGCCACCTGGACTGTGCTCCCCCTACCCTCCGCCCGCTCAGACAGTGCTTCCTGTCTCCCTCCGCCCTGCTAGACAGCTCTCCCGCCCCCTCCGCCAGCCTAGACAGAGCTCTCCGTCCCTGCCTCTGGATAGCGCTCCCCTTCTCCATCCGCTCCCTTGGACAGCGgtccccctctccctctgccccctggacagagctcctcctctcccttcacCCACTGGACAGCACTACCCTTCTCCATCCACTCCCTTGGACAGCACTCCCCATCTTCCTCTGCCCTCTGGACAGAGCTCCCCATCTCCCTCTATTGCCTTGGACAGCACTCCgcctccccctctgccctcctGGACAGCactccccgctctgccccctcaGACagcgcttctccctccctctgccccctcagATAGGGTTCCCCCCTCCGTCCGCCCCATGGACAgcgctccctctccctccccctggacAGCActacccctctctgccccttggcccacactccccctctccctccgtcctcctccccctctccctctgccccctgaTCAGTGTTCCCTCTGCGCCCTCGGACACCTCCCCCTCCGTCCCCCTGGACAGCGctccccttttctctccactTCCTCTGTAATGATGCTGCCCTTGATGGGACGCAACTGAGAGTActaattcaggacaaattgcttagagcagggcaagcacagcccaaggctggggtcctttgcacaccaagacaaaccaaaccagccaaacagagaagacttaggttttaccccactggctagcCAGATGttatacaagcaattcccttagacactccagtttcccagtatcaccaccaatgCCACTCATTATGGGGCTGAATGGGTATGACAACCAAtatcccagtaaaagaaaaaaggttctcctgatcccaaagggccaagccccagacccaggtcaaattataacttagatcttacccaaaatacacccttatagccaattcttattaactaatctgaaatttattaaaaaagaaaagatagggAATTGGTTGAAATACAGATTTGAGTTCAATTTCTTGAGGtccagatacatagcagagatggtcaGTTTACAGTTGCCAAAcgttcttttagaaatagtccatagtccatattcagggtgactccagtcagtgactggggactCAATTCTTATGGCTTagggtttccccttcttgaaacccaaagcagatctgagatgaagatggatcgtgtcccagggtttttatacatttccagcagccttttggcctgaaaaAACAATAAGCTTAAcgttccttctcccaaacatcatggcaattagcacagggtaatttatccattaaacagtacaggttaccacaatcttcaaagagaaatatagacaataatactgtttcactcaagtgtcttcctaaatatcaatactcctttttaaaaatctttgaatcaaagccatGACAAGACTTGTTttcttacatcacaagacctgaacaAACAGCTACCATTCTATCTCTAACACTGCaggcttgcatttcaaagctctattcatttacatatcttcctaacaaGTCTTTAAAGTTTGGCCATGGGTCATGTTAATCTGTGAGTTAATTAAgtctttctggccctgtgtcaccgttcaatgagatattatatgttatgttatattacactcataatgtCTCACCCTCTGACAGCGCTCCCCCACCCGCTCCATTCCCGTGGACAGTgctccccctccttctctgccccccctTGGACAGCgcgctccctcccccttccttccctctcgGTCTAGACagcactccccttccccatcgATCCCCCTCGAACagcactccccctctccctccatcctcctggacatgctccctctccccctccttccccctggaCAGcagtccctctccctccccctcagaccacactccccctctccctccactcccctgGACAGTGCTCCCTCTCTTTCACCGCCCCCCTGGACAGTGCTCCCCCTCTCACTCTgaaccccccacaaccccagaCAGCGCTATCCCCTCTTCTCACTTGTCATTAGCCGCACAGCCCGCACAGGTGTGGGGTGgtgtggcccaggccctgtccGCGCAGGCACCCGTGGGCACAGGTGcagccacacacacccagctgtcCCTGATGCTCTGGGGGTTTCATGGGTGCctgctgtggcaagggctggatGGGCTCATTCTGCACCTCTCTGTGCCAGTGCTGTCCGGCCTGCCCACCACAGTGAGCGTGATGGAGAGTGCAGGACCGGGTACGATCATCGTGGAGTTCAACTTGACCTGCCAGAATGAGAGCAgcgtccccacccctgcccctacCCTGCAGAGCACCCCACCGACCTCCTTCTTTAACCAACCCACCGTCACCCACCACACGAGCCCAACTGTCCACTACAGCGTGCAGGTACGTGCTGCTGTCCACAGTCTCCAGGAGGACAGACCTAGGCCCCGCTGGCAAGGCAGCCCAGCCTGGAagtgccctgtggggctgtgctggcAGGTGCAGACCCCAGACACCGGCAGCATTAGGCCAGGGCAAGGTCGGCCTGGAGGCCTGAGCTCAGTGGGGACAGGATCTGCAATGGGAACAAGGGGCCAATGTGCTGTCACCGTGCCCCCAAGGGCGAGGGAGGGGTATGTGCACCCCCTGAGGGCGGTACATGATGCTGGGCAGTGAAGACCCAGGCGCCAGGGTCCCGGGCAGCCCAGTCCACACAcagccagctcccccagcctctgaGCCAAAGGCCCATTCTGAGCCAGTCAGCACCTTGCCAGCCCAGGCCTAGGAGCTGTGCCCAGCAGGGTTGCACCAGCCTGGCACCCAGCATCCTGGAAGGGCAAGGGGGGTATTTCAGACACACAGCTCTGGCTGCCAGTCCACTGGCTCCTGGCACCCCTTGGTGCCAAGGGCCCAGAACCCATCCTGTGCAGTGCCAGGTCCCAGCCCCAAGCTCCTGCTGGCCCAGTGCATCCAGcgccaagtccctgccccctcttcccccgccccccgggacaGCAGGCTAGCAGCAGAGCCACTGGGAGCAGAGCCTGCACGGCCTCCACCAGGGGCTCCCCATGGTTCCAAGGGGGCCCAGGGTTCTGCTCTTGGTGAGGAGCAGGCCCACTCCCTGTATGGCACCCAGGGGTGAGAGAAGTGCAAAGAGGGAGACACAGGGGGACTAGGAGGGGGCTGCGGGCTGGGTCTGAGGCTGGGGAGTCTGGAACAGGAGCCCTCGCTGCATGCGGGATGAGGGGCGGAGAGGCAGGGCCCCATTACATGCGGGGtcaggggcagggcctctctGACATGCGGGGTTGAGGGCGTGGCCCCCTTACATGCAGGGTCAGGGCCCCGTTTCGTGCGGGGTCGGGGGGAAGGCAGGACCCTCTTACATGCAGGATTCCAGGCAGGGCCCCATTACATGTGGGGTTGAGGGCGGGCCCCGTTACATGCAGGGTCGGGGGCAGGGTCTCGTTCCATGCGGGattgggaggaggcagggccccGTTCCATGTGGGGTCGGGGGCAGGGCCCGCTGAATGGGGGAGGCTGGCATAGCCTCTGCTCGGTGCCAGAGCCTGCTGAGTGCTGGGGTTTCTGCTAGATCACGCTGAGCCCCAGTGCGGCGCTGGATGCTTGGCAGGTCAATCAGTACACACTGACCCTGGAGGCCACCTGCCCAGGGGAGATGCCTGCCAACGGCCAGCTCTTCGTCCAGATCCACACAGTGGATGGCCCCCCCCAGTGCATGGCCAGGTTTGCTAGCCAAGGTaagtgcccagcccctgcactcccctgctcagcccctgcactccCTTGCCCAGTCCCagtgctctgccccagccaggccctgcactctgccctgcccagccccagtgctctgccccagccaggccctgcgctctgccctgcccagcccctgtgctgtgtgcccagcccagccctagtGCTCTgtcccacccagcccctgcactctgAGCCCAGCGCTCTCCCCTGACCAGCTCCAATGCTctgccttgccctgcccctgcatTCTTTCCTGCCCACCCCCTGCGCTCTGTGCACCGCCCCTGTGCCCAgtgctctgccccacccagccTCTGTTCTCTGAGCCCAGCACTCTCCCATGCTCAGGTCCTGCGCTCCGCCCTGCCCCTGacctctgccctgccccgcccctgcgcTCTCAcctgcccaacccctgccctctgccccaaccAGCCCCTGCACTATGAGCCAAGtgctctcccctgcccagcccctgtgccCTGTGCCCAGCACCTGCGCTCTGTGCCCAGTGCTGCCAGGGGCGTTGGGGATCCAGACCAGGATGGGGAGCCCTGCCAGGACAGAGGGGGCACTTCTGGTGCTAACAGGACTCGCCTCCTGGCTCTTTCTGCTCTTGGCCAATGGGACCCAGTGCAGAGCGTGGGGAGGTGGGTCCAGGGTGGGTGGAGCGGCCTCTGAGCCCACTCCGCCTGGATCTGTGCTTTCCTGCAGTGGGGGAGCTGGTGCAAGTCCCAGAGGATGTGGCACCCCTGACGCCCATCTACACCGTGGTCCTGCGGCGGCCGGCTAGCGGGCTGAGTGTGAGCATGGAGCTGAGCCTGGCCTCCCATCCCTGGACGGGTGCTATGGGATGGCCCTGCACAGCCTGAGCCTAGGGAGCGAGGGTCTGACAgggcccaggggtgggggagaggctgtgggggcagggggatcgGATGGGGCCCAGTAGCAGGGGAGGTGCTGTAGGGGAAGGGGGATCCAACAGGGCCCAGTGGTGGGCGAGGGACTGTGGGGGTGTGGGGATCCACCAGGGCCCAGTTGGGGGGGAGTGGCTGTAGGTGTGGAGGGATCCAACAGGGCCCAGTGGAGGGGGagaagctgtgggggcagggggatctgATGGGGCTCACTGGCGGGGaagggctgtggggatggggagaatCCGAGGGGCCCAGTGGCAGGGGAGGGTCTGGTCCAAAGGGACCCAGTGGTTAAGGAGGGGCTGTTCTGAGCTGGGGGTCTCGGTAAGGGGTATCTGGTTCTCTGGCTCAGCCCCTCTCTCCATGGCAGTTCACCATAGAAGACAATGACACGCCCCTCACCATCGACCACACCGGGCAGGTGCTGGCACCAGGATCGGGCTTCATCCCAGCCCATGCTGGCCAGGTGAGTGCTAGGGTCTGCCCCTGCTTGGGCAGCCTCCAGCCCTGCCTTCTCAGGGTAAGCCCATCACCCCCAGGCCTGCTTCTGGGGCATGCCctccccgagaaccccctgtcacggagtatgggggagtcaggccctgcacccctcttcctgtgactctcagccagccagtaaaacagaaggtttatagGACAACAGGAATGCAGTCTACAGCAGAGCCTGTAGGCACAACCAGgcccctcaatctggtccttctgggggttcggAGAGTTTagatcccagcttgggattccctgaattccactACCCAGCcccaaaaccgaaactgactaaccctctccagcaggctctcttccgTTGTccagcttccccctccaccctgcctggctcaggtttCAGGCTCAGGTACGGTCcatcacctaaagtcaccccctgctctcccatcccccacacggACAGTTCCTACTTCatcacacacccccatccccggGTACTCCATCTACCCCCAGACCCCTCCGAGAAcaccccacctcctctccccaggccagggctccctccccgcacccccatgGCTCTggggctcccccttctctccaGCCATCTGGGGAGAGCTGATCAATGCCCATGGGGCTTCAGGCCCCCCGAGCCCACAAGCTCCCTCTCTGCCCTCACCCATGGGCCCGCAACGCAGCACCAGAGCTCAGCGGCACTGCCCCATGCAGCATGGCCCAGGCCAGGGTCCTGCCAGCCTCACCCAGCACCTGTGTCTCCAGGCGTTCAGGCTGCAGATCCTGGTGACTGACAGGAGCAGGAGAAACTGCAGTGGGGCCGTGACAGTGAGGGTGCTGCCCATCCACCACCCCCACATCAACTTCACGTAAGGACACAGGTTGTGGGGCTTGGAAGTGTGGGTCACAggggtgctggaggcaggggtgtggggtaATGTTCCCAAGGTGTATGGCGCAGGGGGCAGAGTTgtgggatgtggggtgcagggtgatgtgtgcaggggtcaggggtatggggtgcagtatttggggcacagggggcagagttgtggggcagggagatttggggcatgggggtgctggggggcagcggtATGGGGCGCAGGGGTGTGGGGCACAGGGTGATGTTTCCAGGATGTAGGGCATAGAGTTGTGGGGTGTGGGGATTTGGGGTGCGATGGTGTCATGGAGTCACCGAGGCGATACTCTGGAACTACTCCCTATGAAGCCAGTCAGGTCTCTGggagagcctcctctctctgagcatactgtctccagggcaagaagctcacatagCTTCAACCTttctgggtctgacctcggaccATTCAGCGAGatcttccacactgtgcacttacCGCAGCGAGTCAGTGATTCACATAGGCTCATAtacaaaacaacaaaagaaaatccCCACTATGTCACAGGACATGTggattacagggtgatgtgcacAGGTGATGTGTGCAAGTGtgatgcttataagaagcacacaggatctttttcaggggaaaaggcaatacactACATTTCctgaagatacaacaattagcatatgcttTCAATTACACTCACACTCTGTCCCATCAgtcaatgttatagttaccagtccagagtccggatcaatctagtggccagctaggttgatcacgggTAGGTAGGAGCCGGGTTCTGTTGGTCGCGACACGACATtccggggaagtcttggcaggacaaaCCCAAAGTTTCAGGGTAAGGCACTCTgtttttatagtatcagaggggtagccatgttagtctggatctgtaaaagcagcaaagagtcctgtggcaccttatagactaagatgtattggagcatgagctttcatacatgcatctgatgaagtgggtattcacccacgaaaactcatgctccaatatgactgttagtctataaggtgccacaggactcttttctgtttttatagtgattttccttcattgggaccaataAGTTTTGCACGGTCATGCTGTATTCAATTGTTGTTTGACGACTTAAATTGTTTTTCTCATCCTTTATCTTATTCTTTCATGAAGTCTCTCAGAGAGTTATCCCATGGTGTTTTGGGTCACAGCTATCCTGTCCCCAatgataggtgcctgtctcatctttagagtcgtcaatctgccctcctctCACATTTCAATAGGGGTGTGTTGCAGCCTTCTGGCCCCCTTGTGTCTGTCTCCAGTGCTCCCTAGAACATCTGGTTTGGTGttggccttcacacttatctcATAACACACATATtccttattcacacacaaaacagaattgatTTACGCAGAACATTTTGAACgggaacatcaaattgcaatgcagaagaaaaacaatCATGGCTATATTATTATcttattattctttatccttcattctaaattatacaaaatacaaacaataaatccTACTACTACACTGGGAGTAGGGATGAGGGGCATGGAGTGCAGTTATTTGGGGCATGGGGGcaagagtttggggtggaggggtgtgGGGCACAGGGTGATGTTCCCAGGGCATAGGGCGCAGGGGGAAGATTTGAAACacaagggggcaggggtgtgggctgcAAGAGTGTGGAGTGATGTTCCCAGGCATAGGGCGCAAGGCTAGGCCTGGAGGGGCAGGTATCAGGGGGCCGTACGCAGGCAGCACAGTGCGGCTGGGCAGCAGACCCATCAGCCATGCTGGCGGGCGGGCTCTTAGAGAGCATGTGGCAGCCTCCCGGTCCTGCTGGGGACCATGAGTGGGGTGAGGGTGCCTGGGGCAGGTGTTGAGTGGGTGCCTGGTGGTGGCGAGGCCAGCGGTCGCTGGGCTGACCTCTGCtgtgtggtgggcagggtggagtGGCGCCACGTGGCCGTGCTGGAGAAGAGAGGTGCCATGCAGCTTATCACGCAGGTCCAGGCCCAGGGGGACAACGTGCGCTATGAGATCATCGCCCCGGCCGCCCACAGGCTCTACACCATCGATGCAGGTGAGCCACgctgctgccccaggccaggCATACGGCCCTGGGGCTCCCTCATAACATGGCGGGGCCATGGCACATCTCTGGGATCCCCCAATATCGTGGTGGAGCCGTCGCCATTGCCATGTGTCTGCCCCCCCATACCGTGGCAGGGCCGTGGCCAGGGGAGCTGTCTCTGCACCCCTCCATAACGTGGCAAGGCTGTGGCTGGAGGGCATCTCTGAGATCTCCCAATACTACTGTGGCAAGGGCGTGGCCAGGGACgtgtctctgccccaccccataACATGCCAGGGCCATGGCCGCAGACATGTCCATAACATGCCCATAACATGGCGGGGCTGCGAAGCTGGCAAGTTTCCCTGAGGGCAGCCCTTCCCATCAATCCCTGTCCCTGCCTTGGGGTACTGAGGGCTGCAGAGGCCCCATCCTGGTGCTGAGCATGTGGTGGTACCCTCCTGTCCTTGGCAGTGACTGGCGAGCTCCGCAACACCTACCAACTGGACCTGCAGCGCTCCCCAGAGGTGGCACACACCCAACTGCTGGTGCGGGCCTACAACATGCTGCACCCCAGTGACAGCGACACCATGGGCCTCAACATCACTGTGCTGTCCACCAACACACTGGCACCCCGCTGCTCGCCCGCCGTCTTCCTGTAAGGCTCCCTGCCCTTGCCCCCGCATCATGGCTGGGAGCCAGATTCTGCCCCTGGTtctgccctgctctgggagggcagtgaggtctagtggttgtgggaggggggtgtgaagctaggactcctgggttctgccccagctCTAGGAGGGCAGTGAGGTCTAATGTTTGGGAGgggtggagccaggactcctgggttctatccccagcagtGACACACCCTACATTGCAACGCTGGCCAGGTCCCTGTAGCTCCCCTTGCAGAAGGGGCTGCTGCCTGGGGTGCGGGGAGATCCTAGCCACAGGTGGCCCTGGCTGAAGCGTCATGCAGATGGGCCCTGAGTGCTGGCCACAGGGCTGCTGGGTGCACGCCTGGCACTAGGGCAGGAGAGAGGCCCCCCTCCCTTTGCCCATGTCCTGTgggcccttccccttccccactggTAACCCCAGTCCTCCTTCTGCCAGGGCTCAGGTACCTGAGGACACTCCCATCGGCTGGACTCTCGTGACGCTGACATGCATGGACCCAGATGCCAGGAACAGCTCCCTGCGCTACCAGGTGGAGGGCGACCAGCACTCACGCTACAGCTTCCGCATGCAGGGGCCACAGCTGCAGGTGAGCCCagcgggcagggcctgggcacgCCTGGCCAGTGCCAGTTGCCTTCTGCAGTCAGCAGGGCATCATGGGGCACTTCTGGGGCCTGGTCTGTGGGATCCGGACTGCTCCATCTAGCGAcccgcagggagcccagctgtgaactgcctgggctctatccccagctctgggagggggattggggctagtggttagaactgggggagcagggctgggagccaggcctccTTGGCCCTATctctagctctgggagggggcaggggagggggctggggggctgggagccaggacttctggttTCTATCCCCAGGACCCCAGCTCTGGAAAGGGAGTggaggctagtggttagagtgggagggagggggcctgggagtcaggactcgaGGTTCTCTCCCCAGTAGGGCCCATGTGGGGTTCAGGGGGAGGCATGGGTATGGCAGGGCCCAGCGGGCAGCCCTGACTGTGGGAGTTTCAGTTTCCAGCCCCTGCACCTCTGAGCTGCCTGAGTTTGAATCCCACAGGTCAACGACACCCTGGACTACGATTCAGCTGCCAGTGCCCGCTTCCAGTACGTGGCTACCATCTTGGTGACAGACAGTGGGCAGCCCCCGCTCAGCAGTGAGTGTCCCCGCTCCGCTGATCCCCGGCCTGGCCCAGGCCCCCTCAGTCCAGTCgcacagggagggcaggggcAACTGAGGGCAGCACGAATCCCAGCATAACCCTTAGCCAGAAGGTGCATCCATAGGGGACACAACTTCCAGAATACAATGGGGTCATGAAGCACCTCTTTACCACCCACGGAGCTGTCAGCAAGAAACAACCTTTCCAGTCCCCAAGAGCCTGgtccgggtgtgtgtgtggaggttgTTACCCTCCATTCCCAGACagccccctcatccccccccgaACCCCAGACAGCACAGCCTTGTGGGGCTGGTCCCCCCATCCCTAAACAGTCTGGCCACAGGGGCTGatccctcccacatccccagaCAGCCCAGGCCCCGGGAGCTGATATCCCCCATCTccagacagcctggcccctgggggctggtccccccacatccccagacaGCCCAGTCCCCGGGAGCTGATCTCCCCCCATCTccagacagcctggcccctgggggCTGGTCCCCCCTCATCCCCAAACAGCCCAGTCCCCCGATTCCGCCCCCATCTCCAAACAGCCCAGCCCCGGGAGTCtggtcccccccatccccagacagCCCGGCCCTGGGAGGCTGGTCACCCCCATCCCAGACAGCCCGGATTCACtaggcaatgctctggaacta
Coding sequences within it:
- the CDHR4 gene encoding cadherin-related family member 4 isoform X3, with product MGPHGHQSFLLLLALCATGAFVSATVLSGLPTTVSVMESAGPGTIIVEFNLTCQNESSVPTPAPTLQSTPPTSFFNQPTVTHHTSPTVHYSVQITLSPSAALDAWQVNQYTLTLEATCPGEMPANGQLFVQIHTVDGPPQCMARFASQVGELVQVPEDVAPLTPIYTVVLRRPASGLSFTIEDNDTPLTIDHTGQVLAPGSGFIPAHAGQAFRLQILVTDRSRRNCSGAVTVRVLPIHHPHINFTVEWRHVAVLEKRGAMQLITQVQAQGDNVRYEIIAPAAHRLYTIDAVTGELRNTYQLDLQRSPEVAHTQLLVRAYNMLHPSDSDTMGLNITVLSTNTLAPRCSPAVFLAQVPEDTPIGWTLVTLTCMDPDARNSSLRYQVEGDQHSRYSFRMQGPQLQVNDTLDYDSAASARFQYVATILVTDSGQPPLSTRVPVLVTVTPKNEHSPACPASTMFSVPEDAAFGDTVGQVNGTDLDYPFNNIEYSIAGGAGANPPAFYIGPRTGEIHVLGPLDYESKQVYILTVQLRDVANDADPRHQRSVLCDITIQVQDTNDQPPRCTPPFQEFFIYSTRDPSLPLVQLQCSDEDKSTVLPLTYTLVGGNTNGRFRLAGNTLLHFAFSYPPDSIREPHTFELLVEVTDSLSTPHHSTTATLVVHVTPWATTTPSTTTTRTTLQKEPLVVTRTERFWAPSPWFVALLTVSMVLLLVVLAWLAWKLLGRSGLPLQQQHRSAPLGLSRHHPPWSEWTQPLPPTAPSPCTGSEWAQPHPGLSGLSLPLPESSQHSFCGQAMAGSLEWGRL
- the CDHR4 gene encoding cadherin-related family member 4 isoform X1, giving the protein MGPHGHQSFLLLLALCATGAFVSATVLSGLPTTVSVMESAGPGTIIVEFNLTCQNESSVPTPAPTLQSTPPTSFFNQPTVTHHTSPTVHYSVQITLSPSAALDAWQVNQYTLTLEATCPGEMPANGQLFVQIHTVDGPPQCMARFASQVGELVQVPEDVAPLTPIYTVVLRRPASGLSFTIEDNDTPLTIDHTGQVLAPGSGFIPAHAGQAFRLQILVTDRSRRNCSGAVTVRVLPIHHPHINFTVEWRHVAVLEKRGAMQLITQVQAQGDNVRYEIIAPAAHRLYTIDAVTGELRNTYQLDLQRSPEVAHTQLLVRAYNMLHPSDSDTMGLNITVLSTNTLAPRCSPAVFLAQVPEDTPIGWTLVTLTCMDPDARNSSLRYQVEGDQHSRYSFRMQGPQLQVNDTLDYDSAASARFQYVATILVTDSGQPPLSTRVPVLVTVTPKNEHSPACPASTMFSVPEDAAFGDTVGQVNGTDLDYPFNNIEYSIAGGAGANPPAFYIGPRTGEIHVLGPLDYESKQVYILTVQLRDVANDADPRHQRSVLCDITIQVQDTNDQPPRCTPPFQEFFIYSTRDPSLPLVQLQCSDEDKSTVLPLTYTLVGGNTNGRFRLAGNTLLHFAFSYPPDSIREPHTFELLVEVTDSLSTPHHSTTATLVVHVTPWATTTPSTTTTRTTLQKEPLVVTRTERFWAPSPWFVALLTVSMVLLLVVLAWLAWKLLGRASLDSHVAKNNAALGELEKETSRTSVLSLVLMLCPRMCQAAALPRLPPEHCPILRLAWPTTAPPRCWAPSPGGRNSLRACPVPSTHC